A genomic region of Streptomyces sp. NBC_00247 contains the following coding sequences:
- a CDS encoding helicase C-terminal domain-containing protein, producing MGTTTPPRTLAEALRVRGDEALAGLLRARPDLLTPVPGDITQLATRAGTRASVVRALEHLDRFALQTAEALAVAPDPAPYDTLLRLLTGDGQDDGAHHDSTGAAITAALPGALATLREQALVWGEDERLHLVRTARELLAPSPQHPSPTGLGPTVAEATAGMSPGRLQEILTAAGLHATHDPVSAVAALTALFTDRTRMADLLDSAPVEALSVLDRLVWGPPYGEITPNPTPPVRWLRDRGLLLPVSARTVVLPREAALHLRAGRAHRVPEPLPPVVQSVADRDPQAVDRAAAGQAFLALSTVEDLLKLWNGGGPTVLRSGGLSVRELKRVASALDTTEPVAAFWVELAYATGLLAADGESDEHYGATPAYDDWLELPAAQRWTRLALAWLAATRTAGLVGGQDAKGRALSALGPELDRSTAPDVRRRVLALFAALPPGTAPDPATLLTRLRWERPLRGGSRGEVHPAQESASNTADLRSRIALWTVNEAELLGITGRGALSSQARALLPPVPGSTGTPADRSATPAEAAAALLAPLLPEPLDHVLLQADLTAVAPGPLERPLADVLHVLADVESKGGATVYRFTPGSVRRALDAGQSASDLHAFLARHSRTPVPQPLTYLIDDVARRHGHLRIGAASSYVRCDDESVLNEILADKRSAVLRLRRLAPTVLASQTDPASLLDGLRDLGYAPAAESAEGDVLITRAGARRTPPRTAPVPVPEGPPVPDDTLLGAAVRAIRAGDTAATVVRKEPAAESGAPSGTLPRTSAADTLATVQAAAMTGSTLWIGYVNAEGAASQRVIAPVRVEGGFVTAYDHTADEVRTYPLHRITGVAELAED from the coding sequence ATGGGGACGACCACACCACCGCGCACGCTCGCCGAAGCTCTGCGTGTCCGCGGCGACGAAGCGCTTGCCGGGCTGCTGCGCGCCCGTCCCGACCTGCTCACGCCGGTGCCGGGCGACATCACCCAGCTCGCCACCCGGGCGGGCACCCGGGCTTCCGTGGTGCGCGCGCTCGAACACCTCGACCGGTTCGCGCTGCAGACCGCCGAGGCCCTCGCGGTGGCCCCCGACCCGGCCCCGTACGACACACTGCTGCGGCTGCTGACCGGCGACGGTCAGGACGACGGCGCCCACCACGACAGCACCGGGGCCGCGATCACGGCGGCACTGCCGGGCGCCCTGGCGACCCTGCGCGAACAGGCCCTGGTCTGGGGCGAGGACGAGCGGCTGCACCTGGTGCGCACCGCCCGGGAGCTGCTCGCGCCGTCGCCGCAGCACCCCTCCCCCACCGGACTCGGGCCGACCGTCGCCGAGGCCACCGCCGGGATGTCGCCGGGCCGGCTCCAGGAGATCCTGACGGCCGCCGGACTCCACGCGACCCACGACCCGGTCTCCGCCGTCGCCGCGCTCACCGCCCTCTTCACCGACCGCACGCGCATGGCGGACCTGCTGGACTCCGCGCCCGTGGAGGCGCTGTCGGTGCTGGACCGGCTGGTGTGGGGGCCGCCGTACGGCGAGATCACGCCGAACCCGACCCCGCCCGTCCGCTGGCTGCGCGACCGCGGTCTGCTGCTCCCGGTGTCGGCGCGCACCGTCGTGCTGCCGCGCGAGGCGGCCCTGCATCTGCGGGCCGGGCGCGCCCACCGGGTACCGGAGCCGCTGCCACCGGTCGTCCAGTCGGTCGCCGACCGCGATCCACAGGCTGTGGACAGAGCCGCGGCCGGACAGGCGTTCCTCGCCCTGTCCACCGTCGAGGACCTGCTGAAGCTGTGGAACGGCGGCGGGCCCACCGTGCTGCGTTCCGGTGGGCTGAGCGTGCGCGAGCTCAAGCGGGTCGCGAGCGCCCTCGACACGACGGAGCCGGTCGCCGCGTTCTGGGTCGAACTCGCCTACGCCACCGGTCTGCTGGCCGCGGACGGCGAGAGCGACGAGCACTACGGCGCCACGCCCGCGTACGACGACTGGCTCGAACTCCCCGCCGCCCAGCGGTGGACACGTCTCGCGCTCGCCTGGCTGGCGGCCACCCGCACCGCCGGTCTGGTCGGCGGCCAGGACGCCAAGGGCCGTGCCCTGTCCGCGCTCGGCCCCGAACTCGACCGCTCCACCGCCCCCGACGTGCGCCGCCGGGTGCTCGCCCTCTTCGCCGCGCTGCCGCCGGGCACCGCTCCCGACCCCGCGACCCTGCTCACCCGGCTGCGCTGGGAGCGCCCGTTGCGCGGCGGCTCGCGCGGCGAGGTCCACCCCGCGCAGGAGAGCGCGAGCAACACCGCCGACCTGCGGTCGCGTATCGCGCTGTGGACGGTCAACGAGGCCGAACTCCTCGGCATCACCGGCCGCGGCGCCCTCTCCTCCCAGGCCCGCGCGCTGCTCCCGCCCGTGCCCGGGAGCACGGGCACCCCGGCGGACCGATCGGCGACCCCGGCCGAGGCCGCTGCCGCGCTGCTCGCCCCGCTGCTGCCGGAACCCCTCGACCACGTACTCCTCCAGGCCGACCTGACGGCCGTCGCCCCCGGGCCGCTGGAACGCCCGCTCGCCGACGTCCTGCACGTCCTCGCCGACGTCGAGTCGAAGGGCGGCGCGACGGTCTACCGCTTCACCCCCGGCTCGGTGCGCCGCGCGCTGGACGCCGGCCAGAGCGCCTCCGACCTGCACGCCTTCCTCGCCCGGCACAGCCGCACCCCGGTGCCGCAGCCGCTGACCTACCTGATCGACGACGTGGCCCGGCGCCACGGCCACCTCCGGATCGGCGCCGCGTCCTCGTACGTACGCTGCGACGACGAGTCCGTACTCAACGAGATCCTGGCCGACAAGCGCTCGGCCGTACTGCGGCTGCGCCGCCTCGCCCCGACCGTCCTCGCCTCGCAGACCGACCCCGCCTCGCTCCTCGACGGGCTGCGCGACCTCGGTTACGCGCCGGCCGCCGAGTCCGCCGAAGGCGACGTCCTGATCACCCGGGCCGGTGCCCGCCGCACCCCGCCGCGTACCGCCCCCGTGCCCGTACCCGAGGGCCCGCCGGTACCGGACGACACTCTGCTCGGCGCGGCGGTACGGGCCATCCGGGCCGGTGACACGGCCGCCACGGTGGTCCGCAAGGAGCCCGCCGCCGAGTCCGGCGCCCCGTCCGGCACTCTGCCGCGCACCTCCGCGGCGGACACCCTCGCGACCGTCCAGGCCGCAGCCATGACGGGGTCCACGCTCTGGATCGGCTACGTCAACGCGGAAGGCGCCGCCAGCCAGCGCGTGATCGCCCCGGTGCGGGTGGAGGGCGGCTTCGTCACCGCGTACGACCACACCGCCGACGAGGTCCGCACCTATCCGCTGCACCGGATCACGGGGGTCGCGGAGCTGGCGGAGGACTAG
- a CDS encoding HAD family hydrolase, with product MADMASHISSHTLTVGFDLDMTLIDSRAGIKANYLALSAETGVPIDADLVVSRLGPPVDEELTNWFRADRVAVVADRYRETYPRHAIVPTTAMPGARAAIEAVQALGGRAIVVTAKFQPNAELHCTHLGLTPDLVIGDLWAEQKGKALLAEGAQVYVGDHVGDVRGARVAGAVSVGVATGPCDAEELRAAGADVVLTDLTSFPAWLREYEARRTA from the coding sequence ATGGCAGACATGGCTTCGCACATCTCTTCGCACACGCTGACGGTCGGATTCGACCTCGACATGACGCTCATCGACTCCCGGGCCGGCATCAAGGCCAACTACCTGGCCCTCTCGGCGGAGACCGGTGTGCCCATCGACGCCGATCTCGTGGTCAGCAGGCTGGGGCCGCCCGTGGACGAGGAGCTCACGAACTGGTTCCGCGCCGACCGGGTGGCCGTGGTCGCCGACCGGTACAGGGAGACCTATCCGCGCCACGCGATCGTCCCGACCACCGCCATGCCCGGGGCCCGCGCGGCCATCGAAGCGGTGCAGGCGCTGGGCGGCCGGGCGATCGTCGTCACCGCGAAGTTCCAGCCCAACGCCGAACTCCACTGCACCCACCTCGGCCTCACCCCGGACCTGGTCATCGGCGACCTCTGGGCGGAGCAGAAGGGCAAGGCGCTGCTCGCCGAGGGCGCGCAGGTCTACGTCGGCGACCACGTCGGGGACGTACGCGGGGCGCGGGTCGCCGGGGCCGTGTCGGTCGGCGTGGCCACGGGCCCGTGCGACGCCGAGGAGCTGCGCGCCGCGGGCGCCGACGTGGTGCTGACCGACCTCACGTCCTTCCCGGCCTGGCTGCGGGAGTACGAGGCCCGGCGCACGGCCTGA
- a CDS encoding cold-shock protein: protein MPTGKVKWFNNEKGFGFLSRDDGADVFVHSSVLPAGVEGLKPGQRVEFGVVAGQRGDQALSVTILDPTPSVAAAQRRKPDELASIVQDLTTVLENITPLLERGRYPDKASGAKIAGLLRAVADQLDV from the coding sequence GTGCCCACCGGCAAAGTCAAGTGGTTCAACAACGAGAAGGGCTTCGGCTTCCTCTCCCGTGACGACGGCGCGGACGTGTTCGTCCACTCGTCGGTCCTGCCCGCCGGGGTCGAGGGGCTCAAGCCGGGCCAGCGGGTCGAGTTCGGTGTGGTGGCCGGACAGCGCGGTGACCAGGCGCTTTCCGTCACGATCCTCGATCCGACGCCGTCCGTCGCGGCGGCCCAGCGCCGCAAGCCGGACGAGCTGGCGTCGATCGTCCAGGACCTGACGACGGTCCTGGAGAACATCACGCCGCTGCTGGAGCGGGGCCGCTACCCGGACAAGGCGTCCGGCGCGAAGATCGCCGGCCTGCTGCGCGCGGTCGCCGATCAGCTCGACGTGTGA
- a CDS encoding 1,4-dihydroxy-6-naphthoate synthase encodes MTATTDGAAATGTDAALKISFSPCPNDTFVFEALAHGRVPGATPIDVTFADIDITNGLAERGEGDVLKVSYAVLPWVLEEYALLPCGGALGRGCGPLVLTREPGTDLTGKTVAVPSERSTAYLLFRLWAAQTLPGGVGEIVVMPFDEIMPAVRDGKVDGGLVIHEARFTYQNYGLHNLADMGQHWESTTGLPIPLGAIIAKRSLGAEKLHALADAIRTSVRMAWDDPEVSRGYVLAHAQEMDPAVADQHIGLYVNEFTADLGEDGYAAIRGLLTRAAAEGLVPALAPDALAFPAQP; translated from the coding sequence ATGACCGCAACGACTGACGGCGCCGCCGCTACCGGCACGGACGCCGCGCTGAAGATCTCCTTCTCCCCCTGCCCCAACGACACCTTCGTCTTCGAGGCGCTGGCGCACGGCCGGGTCCCCGGCGCCACCCCGATCGACGTCACCTTCGCGGACATCGACATCACCAACGGCCTCGCCGAGCGCGGCGAGGGCGACGTGCTGAAGGTCAGTTACGCGGTGCTGCCGTGGGTCTTGGAGGAGTACGCGCTGCTGCCGTGCGGCGGCGCGCTGGGGCGTGGCTGCGGCCCGCTCGTCCTGACCCGCGAGCCGGGCACCGACCTGACCGGCAAGACGGTCGCCGTACCGAGCGAGCGCTCCACCGCCTATCTGCTCTTCCGCCTCTGGGCCGCACAGACCCTGCCGGGCGGGGTCGGCGAGATCGTCGTCATGCCGTTCGACGAGATCATGCCCGCGGTGCGTGACGGGAAGGTGGACGGCGGACTCGTCATCCACGAGGCCCGTTTCACGTACCAGAACTACGGCCTGCACAACCTCGCCGACATGGGGCAGCACTGGGAGTCCACCACCGGGCTGCCGATCCCGCTGGGCGCGATCATCGCGAAGCGCTCGCTGGGCGCGGAGAAGCTGCACGCGCTCGCCGACGCCATCCGCACCTCGGTCCGCATGGCCTGGGACGACCCCGAGGTCTCCCGCGGTTACGTCCTCGCGCACGCCCAGGAGATGGACCCGGCCGTCGCCGACCAGCACATCGGGCTGTACGTCAACGAGTTCACCGCCGACCTCGGCGAGGACGGCTACGCGGCGATCCGGGGGCTGCTCACGCGCGCCGCGGCGGAAGGGCTGGTCCCGGCCCTCGCGCCGGACGCGCTGGCCTTCCCCGCGCAGCCGTAG
- a CDS encoding futalosine hydrolase gives MRVLVVTAVPAERDAVTRASGEAPEVRTVPGAEVHRTGPLDVLAGGVGPAAAAAATAFALASGPYDLVVSAGIGGGFAPAAPVGSLVVASGIVAADLGADTPEGFVPVTGLGFGRVLHVPPRSLVREAAAATGAATGTVLTVSTVTGGAERAAALLAAHPGALAEAMEGFGVAEAAGSLGLPVLEIRAVSNPVGPRDRDAWRIGDALAALTGAFGKLIPVLEGWTHHDRND, from the coding sequence GTGCGTGTGCTCGTCGTGACCGCTGTTCCCGCCGAACGGGACGCGGTCACACGCGCGTCCGGGGAGGCTCCCGAGGTGCGTACGGTGCCCGGTGCCGAGGTGCACCGCACCGGCCCGCTGGACGTGCTGGCGGGCGGGGTCGGCCCGGCCGCCGCCGCCGCGGCCACCGCGTTCGCCCTGGCCTCCGGCCCGTACGACCTCGTCGTGTCGGCCGGGATCGGCGGCGGGTTCGCGCCCGCCGCACCCGTCGGCTCCCTCGTCGTGGCGAGCGGCATCGTCGCCGCCGACCTGGGCGCCGACACGCCCGAGGGCTTCGTCCCCGTCACCGGACTCGGCTTCGGCCGGGTACTCCATGTGCCGCCCCGCTCCCTGGTGCGGGAGGCCGCCGCCGCGACCGGCGCGGCGACCGGCACCGTGCTGACCGTGTCCACCGTGACCGGCGGTGCGGAGCGCGCCGCCGCCCTGCTGGCCGCCCACCCCGGCGCCCTCGCCGAGGCGATGGAGGGGTTCGGGGTCGCCGAGGCGGCCGGCTCGCTCGGTCTGCCGGTGCTGGAGATCCGGGCCGTGTCGAACCCGGTCGGCCCGCGCGACCGGGACGCCTGGCGCATCGGCGACGCCCTGGCCGCGCTCACCGGAGCCTTCGGGAAGCTCATCCCCGTACTGGAAGGTTGGACCCACCATGACCGCAACGACTGA
- a CDS encoding DUF2771 domain-containing protein, whose translation MTVAFFSGKSRRIGVALGAVSAGLLVLSACDKPTPLATVTVGTTSVSTEAACYNDGDPIKESLIQGCLNKKADKSIDVAMDDRVRFGVDPEVADNGWTLFIDGQQAEQEPYKRTYRSITGSAFFSSQTGETSNETQVSVVETDGSKLIGIWHFKLKKSD comes from the coding sequence ATGACCGTTGCGTTCTTCTCAGGTAAGAGCCGTCGAATCGGCGTCGCTCTTGGTGCCGTGTCCGCGGGACTCCTCGTCCTGTCCGCCTGCGACAAGCCGACGCCGCTCGCCACCGTGACGGTCGGTACGACCTCGGTGTCGACCGAGGCCGCCTGCTACAACGACGGCGATCCCATCAAGGAGTCGTTGATCCAGGGCTGCCTGAACAAGAAGGCCGACAAGTCGATCGACGTCGCCATGGACGACCGGGTCCGCTTCGGCGTCGACCCGGAGGTCGCCGACAACGGCTGGACGCTCTTCATCGACGGTCAGCAGGCCGAGCAGGAGCCGTACAAGCGGACCTACCGTTCGATCACCGGCAGCGCGTTCTTCTCCAGCCAGACCGGCGAGACGAGCAACGAAACCCAGGTCAGCGTGGTCGAGACCGACGGTTCGAAGCTCATCGGCATCTGGCACTTCAAGCTCAAGAAGAGCGACTGA
- a CDS encoding MFS transporter, whose product MASVRSHDVSGPFRRAGRSMRRALHSGFFGTGRSIRKVTHAHGAGESGLGKLIELHAVNGAGDVMITVALASTVFFSVPTDEARGRVALYLAITMAPFTLLAPVIGPLLDRLPHGRRAAMAAAMLTRALLAIAMSGAVATGGLELYPAALGVLVCSKAYGVVRSAVVPRLLPPKFSLVKANSRVTLAGLLATGIAAPIGAGLQMVGSAWPLFGACVIFLGGTFLAFTLPPTVDSAKGERRARLAEEPGVPAVPAPTARTHGSRTGSTLLSVRRAGRREAAGRRKGEKRERPPGLRSVGGSVLHGLQANAAHRALSGFLIFFLAFLLRNEPLSGQSAAVSLGIVGVAAGVGNACGTAVGSLLRARGPEVIVATVLGIALGAAVLAALFFSTVFVAVLGAVAGFTQALSKLSLDAMIQRDVPEEVRTSAFARSETVLQMAWVVGGGIGIALPLNGVLGMSVAAGILALGAATSVRGLLTSARRGSPHPRVA is encoded by the coding sequence GTGGCTTCCGTCCGGTCGCACGACGTCTCCGGCCCCTTCCGCAGAGCGGGCCGGTCGATGAGACGTGCGCTGCACTCGGGCTTCTTCGGCACCGGGCGGTCCATCCGCAAGGTGACGCACGCCCACGGCGCCGGTGAGTCCGGGCTCGGCAAGCTGATCGAGCTGCACGCCGTCAACGGAGCCGGCGACGTGATGATCACGGTGGCGCTGGCCTCCACGGTGTTCTTCTCCGTCCCGACCGACGAGGCCCGGGGCCGTGTCGCGCTCTACCTGGCGATCACCATGGCGCCGTTCACCCTGCTCGCCCCGGTGATCGGTCCGCTGCTCGACCGGCTGCCGCACGGTCGCCGGGCGGCGATGGCGGCCGCGATGCTGACCCGCGCGCTGCTCGCGATCGCCATGTCCGGCGCGGTCGCCACCGGCGGCCTGGAGCTGTACCCGGCGGCGCTCGGGGTGCTCGTCTGCTCGAAGGCGTACGGAGTGGTGCGCAGCGCTGTCGTGCCGCGGTTGCTGCCACCGAAATTCTCCTTGGTGAAGGCCAATTCGCGGGTCACCCTGGCGGGGCTGCTGGCGACCGGGATCGCCGCCCCGATCGGCGCGGGGCTCCAGATGGTCGGGTCGGCATGGCCGCTCTTCGGCGCCTGCGTGATCTTCCTGGGCGGCACCTTCCTCGCCTTCACCCTGCCGCCCACCGTGGACTCGGCCAAGGGCGAGCGCCGGGCCCGTCTCGCGGAGGAGCCGGGCGTGCCCGCCGTGCCCGCGCCCACCGCCCGTACTCACGGCTCCCGGACCGGCTCGACCCTGCTCTCCGTCAGGCGCGCCGGACGCCGGGAGGCGGCGGGGCGCCGCAAGGGGGAGAAGCGGGAACGTCCGCCGGGGCTGCGGTCGGTCGGCGGTTCGGTGCTGCACGGCCTCCAGGCCAACGCGGCGCACCGCGCGCTCTCCGGCTTCCTCATCTTCTTCCTGGCGTTCCTGCTGCGGAACGAGCCGCTGTCCGGGCAGAGCGCGGCCGTCTCGCTCGGCATCGTCGGTGTCGCGGCGGGCGTGGGGAACGCCTGCGGCACGGCGGTGGGCTCGCTGCTGCGGGCGCGCGGGCCGGAGGTGATCGTCGCGACGGTGCTGGGGATCGCGCTGGGCGCCGCGGTGCTGGCCGCGCTGTTCTTCTCGACGGTCTTCGTCGCCGTGCTCGGCGCGGTCGCCGGCTTCACCCAGGCGCTGTCGAAGCTCTCGCTGGACGCGATGATCCAGCGCGACGTGCCGGAGGAGGTGCGGACCTCCGCCTTCGCCCGCTCGGAGACGGTCCTTCAGATGGCGTGGGTGGTCGGCGGCGGCATCGGGATCGCGCTGCCGCTCAATGGAGTACTGGGCATGTCGGTCGCCGCCGGAATCCTCGCGCTGGGTGCCGCAACGTCCGTACGGGGTCTCCTGACCTCCGCGCGGCGCGGCTCACCGCACCCCCGCGTGGCGTGA
- a CDS encoding DUF3027 domain-containing protein produces MSAATTRSRTARTPVPDRLCAEAVDLARAAAEEAAAPGEVGEHVAVVAEGDRVVTHYFECEMFGYRGWRWAVTVARASRAKNVTLDETVLLPGSDALLAPEWVPWSERLRPGDMGPGDLLPTEAEDLRLEPGWTGETVEESETPEVSGELADVVDTEDAELTSRQSAIGRGSIASVAEELGMRRARVLSRYGLHAAADRWDEEFGPKTPMAQAAPATCVSCAFLVPLTGSLRQAFGVCANEFGPADGHVVSLAYGCGGHSEAAVMPKPPTPAPHALDTMRVDTYQLHPERDGGSVPDETDAHADDLGHS; encoded by the coding sequence GTGAGTGCTGCGACGACGCGAAGCCGTACGGCCCGTACCCCTGTTCCCGACCGGCTCTGTGCCGAAGCGGTAGACCTCGCGCGCGCCGCGGCCGAGGAGGCCGCCGCACCCGGCGAGGTCGGCGAGCACGTGGCCGTCGTGGCCGAAGGGGACCGGGTCGTCACGCACTACTTCGAGTGCGAGATGTTCGGCTACCGGGGCTGGCGCTGGGCGGTGACCGTCGCCCGGGCCTCCCGCGCCAAGAACGTCACCCTCGACGAAACGGTGCTGCTGCCCGGCTCGGACGCCCTGCTCGCCCCGGAGTGGGTGCCCTGGAGCGAACGGCTGCGCCCCGGCGACATGGGCCCCGGCGACCTGCTGCCCACCGAGGCGGAGGACCTCCGCCTGGAGCCCGGGTGGACCGGTGAGACCGTCGAGGAGTCGGAGACGCCGGAGGTCTCCGGGGAGCTGGCCGACGTCGTCGACACCGAGGACGCCGAGCTCACCTCCCGGCAGTCCGCGATCGGCCGGGGCTCCATCGCCTCGGTCGCCGAAGAGCTCGGCATGCGGCGTGCGCGGGTGCTGTCCCGGTACGGGCTGCACGCGGCGGCCGACCGCTGGGACGAGGAGTTCGGCCCCAAGACGCCGATGGCCCAGGCCGCCCCCGCGACCTGCGTGAGCTGCGCGTTCCTGGTCCCGCTGACCGGTTCGCTGCGGCAGGCCTTCGGCGTCTGCGCCAACGAGTTCGGTCCGGCCGACGGCCATGTCGTCTCGCTGGCGTACGGCTGCGGCGGTCACTCGGAGGCGGCCGTCATGCCGAAGCCGCCGACGCCCGCACCGCACGCGCTCGACACCATGCGGGTGGACACCTACCAGCTGCACCCCGAGCGCGACGGCGGCTCCGTCCCCGACGAGACCGACGCGCACGCCGACGACCTCGGCCACTCCTGA